Part of the Zingiber officinale cultivar Zhangliang chromosome 6A, Zo_v1.1, whole genome shotgun sequence genome, TAGTGACCTAAGGCAGAAACTCGAGGGGGCGCAGGCAAGGCACTGCCGTCTCCAATGGACCGAGGCGATAGCCAGTTGTGGTTGATCGGTGGTGTGGCGTGGCTTGGTCGGGCAATGGTgtaagagagggagaggtgtgcGGCGAGTGAGATCGGGAGAGGAGAAAGAGTGGTGGCGATGAGATATGAGAGGAGGAGAAAATGCTAGGGATTCAGCGTAATATGGGCCTAGGTTTCCTATTCATAGTAGGTTGATTAAATCAttcaactcccaacttaattggGATATCTAAATAGGCCTTCTCAAAGCCTAAttatttatccccttaaacatcTCATAACTTGGattaaatcctaaaaaatttctaaaactctttaaaaattcttacaagatattttattaattaacgtTATCATTTGTATgttatttaattttcaaatctaacaaaaaaaaagttatttgagtatgacctaagaaatagttctccgtgctcagtgtAATAAGTGATCTAAAattgtcaagtttcaatccctaaacTTAGTAAGTCATCATAGGACTATGTTCCTTATGCTCCCAGTGGTAGGCATTTACTTGTCACACGCATGGTTCATATCTCTCAAATTACATAAGGTTTCAAAGGAATAATCAACATCAAGAGAAATATAGCATTTATTTCTCtaataacctaactcagtcttaaagggataaattgttagtttccgcccatgataattattttctatcccttattcaaatgatttttttttgtgcTTTAAAGGTGTAACACTAACACAAATGCAAATATATAAATGCAAATATAgggattttaatttatcaaagtgaGTTGTCATGATTCGAGATCATCCAGTAACTAAAATGTAATTGAAATGTCACCTTAGAAATATAAGTATtaatcaagttctatgaatcatgactatttttaaagttatttaccatcaaaactaggcatattgtatagagatcctaaaacaaagCCAATACTCAAACTTTTACAGTAAAAATATTATTCATTTCATGCTAACATAGatggaaaagatagatcactaaacatactaccACTATAAGTAATCATAAACCACATGAAATTCAGAACAAGTATGCTAGTATTTtgtattaaggaacaaacaatcatgatgtgatgaatgatgcaactagaaaagttttattatataaaaaaaatatgacaaaaaactaaactaaatacatccccttgacttaaacttttcattatcccaatgaaaACAAGAAAATCAATATAGAGGGAGTtttgaagttagagaagttaccaagtgattaACTCCAAATGGTTGAAACATTTATGTTTTGAAGATACTTCCCTATCTATTATTTTcactcctccacaactttgaatcctaaaaaaagaaatatgaaaaggaaaactaaGTAGAGAGATTAGGGTTATTATGAAGAAAAAAAAGTAAACTAGaaaaaactaaaaacataaatgaagacaaggaagaataacttgggttgcctcccaagaatcACTTACGTTAAATCATTAGCTCGACCCCTTATTTGGTTTACTTAAATCATGATCTTATCCAAGTGATATCTCTCCAGACTTTCTGACTAATGGCTAATAACCAGCATTTggacatttttattttattattataactcGGTGTTTCTATCCTTTTATGTGttcaattatatatttttagtgTCTTTCATGAGAGTGGATATTTGTTAGTCTTCATTTTAATTCCTATATATTGTATGGGTATTTTGGATATTATTTGATTTCACACGACCTCCCTTTGAATAGGCTCTGTATAGGAGACACAGACGTGTGATTTCACACATCTTGTCTATGGTTAGGCTCAGGTGAAGGGGCACGACCATGTtatttcacacggccatgtctctTAGCTGTGGGAAAAAACTTGACCCTGGCATGGCTTTGGTATGGCTCTGGCATGACTCTAGCATGGCTCTAGCATAGCCATGTCTCATGGAAATGTCTTTTAGTCTATCTAAACGTAGTTATTTCTAGTTGAAGTTTGAAGAAAAGTTATGTATCTTGAAGTTTTCTACATTTTAGTATCGAAATAGCCCATAAGTACTCTAATCAAGTAAAAAAGTTGTGATCATTTTACTTTTAGTCTGTAGTGTAAAAAAATTCCACATGATCGTGACTTTTTTCAGAAACGGTCATACCTAAGAGGCGCGACTAGAGTTTGGGAGCAATTAGATtttcacacgaccatgcctcaTAGGCACATCTCAGATATTTTTAAGACTCTAGACTCCATTTAAGCTCCGTTTTTGCTCTAAATCACATCCTATCAATGAAAATatacaaagagtagatctctaaACAAATAGAATGTAAGTAAAATactataatgaaatagggtacaataaatataggttatatgtatgaaatataaGTATATGTACGTTAAATAATGcttaaaaacatatataatctatgcacatcaaatATCATTTACAATTAACAGGTTTTACACCTTTAGGCAATTTGACAAGTTCCTGAATGTTTTTGTCCACCATAGAATTCTTCTCTTCCCTCATGGAAGGATGTGAGATCATCTTCCAACTGCTAGGACATGTATGAGTTAGAGGGCAGAGGGAGAAGGGGGAGTGTGAATAGCTCGCTTAActtttttgaatttgatttacaacggaaaacttaaaataatgatagctcctcgatttacttggtctccacctctttgagatgactaatccaagtatCCACACAATCATgatctcatccactatgaaatctTTCTTAAAAACTTTTTAGAGGCAGAGAAATCTCATACATAGTCTTACAATATAATGCAAGAATGAGATAAAGTAAGAAGATATTATAATAATTTCTTAAGTTGATgttggcttcttcttcttcaaatctTGCACCAAAGATGGAGGCTGAGCTGAAGAACTTCATAGCAATCAGATAACCTCAACAACGTTAGCTTAGAATGGGAGTTGTCACCTTCAAATGTTGTCTTTTCCTTTTATATGAATGCTTGAGTGAAAGGCTTCATTTCAGATATCAGTCGGTTGTTACATATCATCATTCGACTTATATGGTCTTATGAGAATTGTTGATGTTGTTGAACGACCACTAACGCTTTTGAAACATGTCTGATTTTGTCTCTAATTTAAATATCAATCGACTATTGTCCAACATAAGTCAACTGAGAGCATTAGTCGAACAAAGCACACGAGTCTCATTTGCTTTTGTGCTCTTTAATTCGACATCAGTTGAACATAACAAGTGAGTCACACTCACTTCTATTCTCTTTAATttgacatcagtcgactgattccACCAATTGAATCAAATCATGCAAATTTGACTCACTTGTGTTCAGTTTCTAAAGTCATCAGTTGATTGATCAAACCTATTAGTCGACTAATCAAACCCATTAGTCGATTAATCAAACTCATCTGTAGACTGATTCCATTAGTTGAGTCTACCAATCGAATTGACTTGCTTCTATTTGGTTTCTAAATCCATCAGTTGACTAATCAAACCTATTAGTCAACTGATACTTGAGATTGATAAACATAGATCTATGAATGAGCTCCGTTTCACAATAAAAAATCATCTTATTCTGATATCTGAGTTTAAAGTTATGACATTCGAAAGTTTGCTTTGTTGGAATTTCTTCATTTCATGTCAACTCCCTATTAGAATTCAAAccgtcaagtatctggtcaaccgtgactcaGTTGGACTTTCTATCTCATGTCAAGTGTTCAACTCTTAGCTAACCCACTTTAGACACAACCTAATTTCCAACTAGGTTTGCTTAGTTCCTGACTAGGCCTTCCACTGCCTAGCCCCGCTAGGATCTCCATTACCTAGTTCTCTCAACTAGGACTTCTATTGCCTAGTTGTCAATTTGGTCTTTCACTACATGGCCCCGCTAGAACATTCAttgcctagttctcaactaggtcttcCACCGCCTAACTCCATTAGGACTTCCATTACATAATTCCCAACTAGGTCCTCCACCGCCTAACCCCACTAGGACCTCCAttgcctagttctcaactaggaCTTCTATTATCTAGTTCTCAACTAGGTATTCAGTacctagttctcaactaggtaTTCAGTACCTAGTTCtcaactaggacttccattacctagttctcaactaggactttgattgcttagttctcaaataggtcttccactgcctagctctgctaggacttccattacTTAGTTaccaactaggtctttcattaTCTAACCCCGCTAGGATTTCCATTTCCTAGTCCTACTAGGACTTTTACTACCTAGTCTCACTAGGACTTGCATTGCATATTAATCAAATATTGAAACCCCAACTCGAGTCAACTCGAGCttggtcaacttggtcaaccctgacctaagatcaattacaccaacaatctccttctctttgatgtttgacaatatgtttaagttaaactAACTCATTAGCCTAACTTTCTTTCTTCTCAttccaaagcatgaatgagggttttctaacttcctacaagtgcaTAGGAATAGAGGATGAACGATAAGTGATCCATTATACATTAATTAgtatcacaatgaaaccgaacctCTAGAACATTTTCCCAAACTAAGTTCCTCAacactctttctctttctctctctttctcttactTACTTCCCTTTACATTTGTGATTGCAATCTTCAACCTTTCAATAGTTTAGCTAGTTCATTGTGCTTAGATTTTAGTGCTTATATCCAGTcgctgtgggatcgatatttttattacttgacgacatttGTATACTTACATGCTCACATTAAGTttttgatgtgcatagattatatacacttctatgcatattttaacgcacattcacatactttatttGCGATTAATCCATGCATTTTTAcatctcttatcatatttttagcataattacttttCTTTATCGGAGATCTACTATTTATGTGTTGTCTTGTTGACAGAATGCGCTTTTGGAGCAAAAAAGGCACCGGTAGATGACTGGAAGAACAAACGAATAAAAAGGAtccggccgtgtggaatccacacggccatgccacaTGCCTAAGGAGGAGAAGGCTTTATCCGTGTGAACCCACATGGCCATGCCACAAAGTAGAGCAAGCAAGCCTTGGTCGTGTGAAATCCACATGATCATGTCAATGAACTAGATAAGAAGCAGGTTGtggccatgtggaatccacaagGTTGTGCCACCAGATTAGGGCCAAGGTAGCTTCCGTCCTTGTGGATTCACATGGCTATGACATGGGTCGTGCCCCGCACGTGCCATGCTTTATATAAAAGaggtttttctccccttttcactcatctttggcttggggctcaccCTCATTCCTTGGggagggttctcccccttgggagaaCCCTAGAAGTTTATCTTCGCCGATTCGTCCACCTCCAGAGCATGGAGACTCTCCGAAGACATCGACAACACATATCTAAGCATCTCTTCTCCTCATCTTTTGTATTTGAGTTGTAAGAATGTTATTATTCATATATTTGGTTTGTTCTTCTTTCTCAATGGAGTAGATTCTCCAGATTTAGGATGTAAGAAATAGTTGTGGTGTGTTGTGATGTATAAACTATATATTTAGACATTTTCTTGTGCTATGATATGTTTATACCATGTTCTATGTGTTttatgccttgtatgtgtttgacaaaATATGTGTGAGTTATATATGCATGTGGATTGTGGTGGAATTGTCACTTTGCAGAGAATGAGTACTAGATTATATGACCGTGGAGCCCTATGACAGGGGGTAACCTTTTAAGCAGACTTTCTAGGACGATCCTCTTGCAAGGAGATCGTTTCACTACAAAGGAGTATCTAATTAGAATTTAGAGTGTTTCTCTCAAATTAATGTTAGTAAGTGATTTGTGTAATCTAGCAATTATTTGAACGGGGGGCCTGTGATAGAGGATAAccctttaaccggactttctatactacctcttctacttaattgcattaatctactgTTGGGAAGGAAATTGGTTCACTCTAGAGATTATATGACTGGGGAGTCCTCGGGTAATCATTTAACCAAACTTTCTAGAGTTACTTATTTACTTAATAATGTTAGAATTTGGGTAAACTATTTATTGTAACCTGCGTGGAGTTGTGCTAGGCTTTAGTTGGAATtcctacacgagtgtaagcatggagttaggtagatgaacaatatatagaaacattaactagcatcataacaaaactgaaatcctagaatctatcatcctttaCTCACCTATGCTCATTCTATCTCTCTActctctcttcctctctctctctcttcctttttctttctcttcttgcgTTCATGAGTCGATActtgtttgtctagataattcattgtgcaaagttaactagtgcttaatcatcCGTTCTcgtggaatcaatattttattacttgatgacaatcATACACTTACGGATTATAAACATCAACTGATTTGAGTCATATGGGCTGAACTTAGTGAGCTAGAAAGGAGCTACTTACACTCGATCACAGTCCTGAAATGTTGACTCTTAACCTTAACTTTTCAAGATTCGGgtacgtttggttcaagttatcatgtataatcttggttatgtgattacctgttatgggaaataaaacataatcaaatattTGTTGATTCAACAAAGGTaatgtaataaaaatttatttatttaaaaattttaataaataatttaatttaatattttactgtatttCTCCCACAAAATCAATCATGCTtttccatgtttttttttttagtttcttacctttctttttactttttatatgtcttttcctttttctttttctgtttaacttttttttacttttcgttttttttatgttttttttatttttcctttttttacgtttttagaaaaaatttcttgttttttatgtttttttttttttacgttttttttaaaaaaaattacatttttttttatctttttaggccttttttttatttttttaaaagttttttaataattttttatgttttcctttttttaaacattttcttttttttcgtatttttctcttattggaggatatttttgataaaaaaaaattattaactccGGAATAAAAAAAATCTCAGTTTTCCAAGGTTTTCTAATTTCGAATTGCATGTCTCTTTTACTGACATGTaatattactcgggaatcatcgattacctaaactaaACGGGATTTTCATTgataagagcatccacatcagctaccctatccaaagattttattctaaattttagatAGGGTAGCTAAAAAACGTTTGCATTATCTACCTTATCTATtccttaaatttagatttgatgaataatgattctctaaatttagagaatgaaacttctatcttaaaattaaaataatattttttttcaatctctCTCATTTTCACTCATTCTTTTCAATccctctccttccactcattccataaatataataataaaaaaatagaagaaagagaagaaaataataaaaaattaaagataatggTAATGTTAGGGTAGTTGATGTAATGTGTAGTGAAAAGTAattctctaaatttaataaagtgagttatttaccctaaattttagatatagagaTAGAAAACTGATGTGGATACTCTAATCTTGAATGCAGGGGCAGATCCAGAAATAAATTTTAACGAGGGCTAACAGAATATCTTTTGtaacataataaatatatttaataacaaAAAGTTAAGTTTGACATCATAAAAagataaaatactaaattaataaaTTGCAATTAGGCTATTGCTTATTGAAGTATTGGTTAACACTTGGTGATATATCAGGTGGTCGTTGGATAAGAAAGAGGAGGCAACTACATTCTGCGGCTTTTCATCTTTTGAAAATACTACAATATTTGCTCATTTTCAATTGTTGAAAAGATATCTTTCTCGATGTATACAACTAGACTGTCATCCATCCACTCGTCTCCCATTCTGTTTCGTAAATCAGTCTTTATCATCTTCATCGCAGAAAATACTCTTTCAACAGAAGCGGTCGCAACTGGTAAAACTAATGTCATCTCAATCAGACGATAAACCAATGGATAAGCTTGATTTTTTAGAGTTTCAACAATTTTCTGAGTAAAACTCCCCAAATCTTCAATTCCAAAAAAATTTGGATCCTGTCATATATTATGAATGAAATTCCAAAGTTGTTCAATAACTATACAATCATTTGTTGAGAAGTCATCAGGATATAAATCACAAAGTCGAACAAGTTTCTGAACATTGAATTCAGAAAAAGAATTTCTTGGATGAAGACATGCTATACAACTAAGCAATTCTGTGCCAACTTTTGAAGAATGAGTATTCATCTCTTGTATAACTGAATCAACAACCTAacattgtaatttgcaagaataataattaataagtaaaaaaatcttattgatgaatataataataataaattttcttttttagaaataatacttgATAGAAAATCTCCACACGATAATAATGCAAATTGGTGATGACTTGCCTTCTACGTCTACTACGACCACCAATTAAACAATTGTCTTTCATATCCGGCACTGGGATCTCATTCAACTCACAAAATGTGTTGACTTTATCTGTAATTGTATGACATCCGTCTTCCCTAAATATTTGAAATTGATCTTTCACACTCTCAATCAAACTTATAGCTTGGACAATATTTTGATCCGTTTGTTGTAACACAAGTGACAACTCATGTGTCATTCCCAATATCATCTTCATCAAGTGCAATATGAAAACAAACTCATAATTCTCCATTTTCTGAATCAAACTTTTGGCAACCCCTTTACTATCAAAAGAACTAGAATCATCACAAATATTCTCCAACACTTGTATCACTGAAGGCCACATAGATAATAGACGACCCAATGTCAAGTAGTGTGATCCCCAACGAGTGTCTCCTGACCTTACTAAattagtttcttgatttttgCCACTGCCCGTACTAATGTCTCCACCCTCCAACATTGCAACAATCCTATTATGTTCAATTTGTCTAAGTTGATCTCTCCTTTTACATGATGCTCCCGTCGTATTGACAATCATAGTAACATAGTTAAAAAAAATCACTTGCATTGAGATTACTCTTGGCAACAGCAATAATAACTAACTATAATTGGTGAGAAAAACAATGAATATACCTTGCATATGAGTTTTCTTGCAAAATGAGAGATTTCAACTCATTGAATTCACCCCGCATATTTGAAGctccatcatatccttgacctcTCAGACTAGATAATGATAATCCATGTTTCACAAATAAAGCATCGATAGCATCCTTCAAAGAACAAGAGCTAGTGTTAGATACATGAACGATTGCAAGGAATCGTTCAATCACCTGTCCTCTTTTGTTCACATATCTCAAAACAACTCTCATTTACTCCTTCATTGAAATGTCTCGAGATTCATCAACCATTAAGGAGAAAACATTGTTTCCAATATCTTCGATTATGGAAAGTGTTATCTCATAGGCACAAGCACGCGTAAGGTCTTTTTGAATTGCTGGAGAAATCATTTGATTGTTTCCGGGAGCATTTTGATTAACAACCTTTGAAACTTCCTCATTTCATTGACTGTACCATTGAAGTAATTCAAGAAAGTTTCCTCTATTTAAAGAATTACTTGACTCAACATGTCCATGGAAAGACAACCCCTGCTTCAAAAGAAATCGCGTAACATCCAATATTGTTGTTAAACGGGTGCGATAAGAAACCTCTATATCTCGCCCATGTGCTTGTAATATATTTGAAACACTATGTCTTTGATCTTGAAAAGATTCAAACTGTACTCTAGCATGATTGTGACAGCTATCTATATATGGCACCATTATGcaaattaaatctttctaaaGCATTTTTCCAATTAATGAATCCCGTTTTTACAAAGGCATCTTCTTTATATCGACCTCCTTTATTTGATGGTTTAAAAAGATAACATCATAAGCAAAACGCCGCATCTTTTGATATGTTATATTCTAGCAATGGATATATTTTATACCAACTTTCTTGGAAACTCCTTTCTTGATTACCAAAAGATCTTTTTGGATACATATGCCCAATTGGTTGGCAAGGCCCCCTAGTCAAGTACTCTCTTCGGACTTGATCTTGAATAGAAATATCAAACTCTTCAATTGATTTTTGTAATCCAGGATCactaacaatatcatttaaatctaaTTCCACATGAGATTGAATTTCCACAACTTCACTAGTATTAGGATCATTGGAAGAACCCTCACGAAAACGTTTAGGTTTAAAAAACCTCTCcataatctacataaataaataattaaaaataaagtcaTGTATATGatgtaattaaattaatattcacaAATCACAATTAATTTAAACCCTAAACACCctaatttaaattgaaataaaaaagtaaaaaaagaaataagaatggtaaaaaaaaattaaccttgAATTATGTGAATGACTTGAGCAGTGGTGGCCTAGTGGCTAGGGGCTTCCCAATAAGACAATGACTCTACAAAACAAGTGAGAAAACAACACAATGAGTTTACTATTTACCTCGAATAGCACTATGCcactaaataatattaattttcatatttggtAATGGTAGTCAATAGAACAATTTAAAATAGAAAAGATTTTGAGAACAAAGTCACACACAATCCAATCAATGAATCAACCCAAGAAAAAAACAGTAGAGACAAACATAAGAGAGGGAGACAGCGGACCTAGTGGACGGCTGTTGCAGTCGGTGAGCGACGGATCGGCATCCGGCGAGCGACAAACTGGTCAGCAACGGACTGGCAGATAGCGGAATCAacacaagaaaaaaaacaaaactagagaaaaaaaaacaaagagggAGGCAGCGAACCTAGTGGGCAGCTGCAGCAATCGGCGAGCGACGGACCGACGAGCCCAGACTGGTCGGCGGCGGACTGGTGGGTGGCGGACCGGCAGACAGTGGAATCAACACCAAAAAAAAAGTATAGAACAAGAACGGCGGGCGTCGGACCGGCGGGCGTCGGACTGGTGGGCAGCGGACCGGTGGACAGCGGACGATAGAACACGAACGGCGGACTGCAGAAACGAAGCGTCGACTACTGAGGCGGAGTCGCGATTCACGATCGCGAGGGAGAAAGCGCAATTGacgaagacaaaaaaaaattatacggaTGACCTATTGCCTATTGGGCATTGGGCTTGGGCTGCAAAggcctttaaattttatttttaaaaataaaaataaaaattgaaaaccTCGCTGCTTCATTTTTGTCCAGTGGGCGACGTCGAGCTTTGCTGCTTCGTTTTTGTCCAATGGGTGATGCCGAGCTTTACTGAATTGCTGCTTCGTTTTTGTCCAGTGGGTGACGCCGAGCTTTTCTGCTTCGTTTTTGTCCAGTGGGCGACGCCAAGCTTTGCTGGATTGCTGCTTCATTTTTGTCCAGTGGCGACGCCGAGCTTCTCACAGTCACTCGACAACAAATCTTGACGACCGACGCcgagatttaattttattttaaatttttttaaaaaaaatctagaagtTCGCTGCTTCGTTTTTGTCCAACGCCGAGCTTCTCACAGTCACGCCGGACACCGAACCTCTCATCCCGAACTCCACTTTAGCTCTTTCTCCGGCAAATTTTGGCGAGGGCTTCAACCCCCTCCAACCCCCATTCATGATTCAATTTAaggttcaattcaaaattattattattatttaaaaaaaaatttaaaattataaatatatatatatatatatatatatatatatatatatatatatatcttactattttattaaaaatctttcccctttactaactaactttggtgaagcctaaaatgtatttacattaatgtccttttttctattcataccaaaaataattccaaggtttattagtaattccacaaatgaaataatcagtgatctagagttcgagactcaactATAAcgtatttttatgaatttttctcattattaattttctcttgttggtttatataaaaaaaaatatagttctctttagtcccatatcttagaattgacaacactatgatcaaagaagtttctataaatattttaggctgacgatgttaaaaaatatatttttcttagttttttttactaagacaagtataatattaaattaaaataatttttttataaggaaGCCCGTTATAGTAGTTTGTTGCTGGGATTCTCTAACGTCACTATTGCATGGGTCtgacgaatcttacccaaataatgtaagggtgacactagaaaatctaaacaatttgcattttcaaaaactcaaataatttatatattattatattacacacgcaacgcgtgtgattgatcacactagtatatataatttttatatgttCAATAATAGTTTTGTTAAACAAAGTATATTTCTTTTTCTATAAATTATTATCTAAGTTCAATAGTTTTTATAAatgtaatattaaataaataaaataagagcATTAGTAATTAAGAGagttaaataatattaataaatttaataaattaagtaGAATAGTTTACCATTAAATAATTCAAGgcaaattgattttaaaattaactttaataaatAGGTAGAATAGTCCAATGTAGAACTCAAGATAAAtaggttaaaaattaatttaaatagaaaGATAGAATCTTCTCTCATCAAAGAATTTAagataaatagataaaaaaaattaatttaaataaaaaatagaatatattAATTAACATTGAACCACgttattaatattataaaaatattataaatttattaaataaaaaagttTAGCGAGGAGGGaagatttattaaaaatatttataatgggTTGTCTATGCTATCTAAGGAAGCTTCAACACACATGTGTTTAGCGAGGAGGGAAgattttgaacttatcaaattggtttttatttttattcaacAGTTTGTACATTGAAAGAGTTtatatacatttatattttaattcttaAGCTTTGACTTATTGGCCTAATCGAGGGTAACTGAAAGATTATCCCAATCATTCAACCGTGCGatgcttatgaaaaaaaattcagaaaaattaTGAGATGCTACAAATATAGAAAAAGAAATTGATTTGGGAAGttgataataattaataattatatcACTTTAAATAATAAGATATATATGCATAGTCCATTCCATCGAAACAAAGAGCAAGACAGAAGTTCATAGTGAACATCGCATAAATGTAAATTACCCATGGGACGGCCAAAGAATGGTTGACCTA contains:
- the LOC121994922 gene encoding uncharacterized protein LOC121994922, which produces MKQQSSKAWRRPLDKNEAEKLGVTHWTKTKQQFSKARHHPLDKNEAAKLDVAHWTKMKQRDKVNTFCELNEIPVPDMKDNCLIGGRSRRRRQVITNLHYYRVEIFYQVVDSVIQEMNTHSSKVGTELLSCIACLHPRNSFSEFNVQKLDPNFFGIEDLGSFTQKIVETLKNQAYPLVYRLIEMTLVLPVATASVERVFSAMKMIKTDLRNRMGDEWMDDSLVVYIEKDIFSTIENEQIL